The Nitrososphaerota archaeon genomic interval GAGGGGTCTTTTCCTTCATTGAGATTCCCACTTCGCCGAGGAGCTCGCGGACGACGGAATTCACCTTCTCCGCAGGGTTGACCCCGGCGCTCTCCGCGTGCCAGCCGGGCGGCGCCTTCGAATTGAAGATCTCCTCGGAGAGGACGCTCCTGAATGTGTTTTCGACACAGACGAAGAGTATGGTCCTCAGATGTCGCTCACGATTCCAGGTTCTTTGCCACTCGGAACTGGTCCCCCACGATGGACCTCATGTTGAGCAGCCCCAAGATCTTCCCGCCTTCGGTGACGAAGAGGGTCCTGATCTTGTTCTTCGCCATGATCTTCACGGCTTCCGACAGTGGGGTGTCGGCGGTTACAGAGATTATCGGTGAAGTCATTATCTTTCTTACAGGTATACTTGACGGCATGAGGTCGTCGGCTGCTATCCTGTTGAGGACGTCCCGCTCCGTCAGGATGCCCTTGGGCTCCCCAGCGATGAGCACGATGATGTTTCCAGCTCCCTTCTCTCTCATCATCTGCGCAGCTTTCAGGACCGATTCGTTCGCGTCGATGGTGAGGGGGTCAGTCTTGACGAAGTTCCTTACCGTCGCCACCATGGGCTCCGAGGCCTCCAGCCAGAACGTCAGTGAATAGTGGCAGTTGGGGCACTCGTCGGGGGTCACCTCGCCTTCGAAGGTCTGCCCGCAGCGATAGCATTCCCACTTGGTCATGCTCGATTGAGGGGGCCTCCGCGGTATATTAACAGAGCGTGCGAATGGTCGTTCGACTATTCTCTCGTCAACGGCCTGGACGGGTTCCAGTTCTGACTAGACTGGGTCGGGTCTCGGGGTGATAGCGATCAGGTGTTTGGCCTTCTGCTGGCACTGGGCAGCCGTGTCCGCATAGTACTTCCAGGCGGTGTAGTTCTCCTGGACTTTGGCCAGGAGCAGGAGTATGTCGGCTGCCTGCAGGTACTTCGAAATCGCGGTCTCGTTGCTCTTGACCTTCTCTTCGGCAGCGGCTTCGGTCATAAGCTGTCCGACGTACCACCTGAGCTTCTGGGTCCTCGTCATCGGCGGCTTCGATGCTGCCTGCACGCACCGACAGGGTCAGGGATTCCGCAAAAGAGACGTGGGTCGCATTTCGTAGACGAAGACGACAACGCGGAAGCCGGCGGTCAGGCTTTCGTCTTCACTAGGTTGGAGCTGATCAGCTTCCGAAGAGCTCTTTCGGCCTCTATCATTTCGTCGAACTGCCTGTCGGTCATGGTCGCGAGCTGGGCGAACTTGTATGCGTGCTGCTTTGCCATGAAGCCTACGTCCTGGACGTCGGAGATCCTCTCCTCGAGCTCGGGCTTCACCCCGACTTCGTTGGCGCGCGACTCGACCTTCATTAGGCTGTCCAGCAGCGCCTGGTCAACCCTGATTTGGATGCCGGCCTTCGCGAGCACGTCGAGCCCCTCCTTCAGGTCGCGTTCAGATTCCCTCTTGCTCGTTGCGCCGTGCTGGAACTCGAAGACCTCTGCCGTAGCCCTGTAGTATGCCTCGATGAAGTGGCCGACGCGCTCCTCTTTCGCCACCTCCACAAGGTCGACGGCCAACAGCTTCCCGATCTGGTGGTAGATCGCCTGGTGGGTCTTTCCAAGGGAGTCGGCGAGCTGGCTCACGGTCTGCTCCTTCGCCCGTAGGAGATAGATTATCTTCCTGCGGGTAGGGTCGGCGATCGCCTCGAAGGCTTTCGGGTCACGGATGTACTTGAACGCCCTCATGCCTATATGGACAAACATAGACTTGTCCTAGTATATATTTCCTTGGTCTAACTCAAATATACATTTTAATAGGAGGCCAAATTTACGTTTGCCTGACTAAAATGCAAACCAAAACAGAAGACGAAGAAGGAGAGGTCTACTACGTCCCTGGAAGCGAGCTGATCGCAGTCCCATATCACAGTCTAGGGCAGATCCGCAGAATCAGGCAAGAGCACCACCGGAGAGAAGTGCAGCATGCAATTCTCCTCGCGTCGTCGTTGAAACGCGCCTAAGCCCCCCAGAGACGGCCCTCTCACCCATTACGCCCGAGCGTCAGCTCACCGGGACGAGGGTGAAGGTCATGAACTGGATTGTGGCTCCGATTTGAATCCCGTTGGACTTCGCAAAGCCGGCTTGCGCCTCGATTACGTAGTCCGCCTGTGAATTCGGACCGAAGGTGGGGCAGGTCAGCTGACTGAAGCATGGTTGGGCGTCGGTGTAAAGGTAAGTCACCTGGCCCGACTGGCCTGAGACGCTTATCCAGATCATGTCAAGGCTCGCGTTGGTGTCGTACATCCAGAACCTGTACACCCCGGCTGAGGGGAAGACGAAGAGCATTGCGGTTGTATTTGTCACCGCCCGGTTCATCAGGCCTGCCTGTCGCTCGGCGGGCGTGGTTGCCGTGTAGGTGATGGCGAAGGTCCTGCCGTTCACGAGGAACCGGGAGGGAACTGGCAGGGTCACCGGCGCCGGCGGGCTGAATGCCGCGTAGGCAAGATATGCCGCGACGACCGCAATCAGGGCAATCCCCAGTATGGCGTGAGGAGTCTTGAGGTTCAATCCTGGGGACCCCTTGCCGGTGGGATATTTCTACAGTGAAAATGGCGAAGTCGGGACGTCCTCCTGTCTTTGGTCCTCTGTGGAGGTTCAGCTTCTCAGAGCTGTTTCGTGCCGCACTTCGGACAGAAGGCGCTGGACGTGGGCATCTGCGTGCCGCAGTTGGGACAGAACTTCGTCCCCAGAGTTGGCTGGGCCGGCGCCATCGGCGTGGCCTGTCCGGCCTGGGCGGGGACCATCGTTTCCTTGATGGAGAAGAAAGCGACTATCTGGAAGATCAGGGCGACGAATATGATTATCAGGCCGATGAAGAACAGAATGGTTGTAAGCGCTCCCACGAAGTACAAGAGGCCGGCTGTCCTGAAGCTGGGTTCGTTTAGCCGGGTTGCGATCGCGTCGAAGGAGCGCCTGATGAAGATCGACGAGATGATCAGGGCTAGCCAGATTATCACCAGGAAAGCAAGGACCCCGAGAATCGCTGTGACCCCCAGAGTGAATATGGAAGTGAATATGCCGAAGATTAGCGCTCCGAGGCCAACGGCGACGCCTATGATTCCGGTTATCACCGCGTAAAGCATGTTGTCGAATATGGACTTGTCGTGGAGCTCCTCCGAGATTTCGTGGACGGCGAGCAGGACGAGGATGTAGCCCACGAGGTCGAGGAATGGAATCAGCTGGAGTATCGAGCCGATGCCCCCCAACGTCTTCGCTTCCCCGAGCTTGGACAAGGTCGAGGCTGCGAACTTGAGTGCCTCGTCTTATAATGATGCACTCAGGCGGTTTTTTAAGGAAGGAGGGGTTTCTTCTCGAGGCTTTGAGAATAGAACCCGACCGGATCCCGGAACCCGAGGCCCAGCCCAGTCCGCTCAGCGACCGGGACACGGAGGTCGTCCAGATGATTGAAGAAGAAGGCCTGTCGGTGTTCACCTTCGACGGGCTGAGGAGAATCACGGGCGTCCATCCCGAAACGCTGTCCAGGGCCCTCGAGCGGTTGGAGGAGAAGGGGATGGTCGTCAGGTCCCCTGAAGGATACAGCACGACGGACAAGGCGAAGAAGATGGTCGTCCTACGCCCGGCCTACGCGTCAGGAAGGAAGGTCCCCATCCTCCATACGTTCCTTCCATATGGGGCGAGCATGCGTACGATTGTTTCGGCCCTGAAAGGACGGTGGTTCGACAGGATGAGGTGGGTCGGGATGGCCGACGGTGATGAGGGGGTGGTCATGAAGTGGATCACCGACGATGGTTCGGCTCTGATCGACGCGAGGTTCTGGGATGGGCAGCTTGATGTGGAGGCGAGGGTCAAGAACGAAGGGGACCTTCCAAAGGCCGTCAGGGCCGCGCACCAGATCATCGGAAGGATATCGAAGCTCTACTCCAGTCCTCGTCCGGGGAGCAGGCACATGCTGATGCAGATAGGGTACTTCGTTCCCTACGCGATGTGACTGGGTTCCCCGCCAACCCGCTCAACAAGTACCTGCCTGTCCATGGCTCTGGCAGGTGATATTGACAAGATGACAAGCACAGAGGGGATGCAGCTGCTGCAGTCTTTTTCAAACGCTGTGGCGGAGCTGGCCGAGAACGTTTCTCCTTCGGTGGTGAACGTCAACGCGGGACGGAGGGGAGGGACCGGGATAGTATGGGGTCCTGACGGGCACATCCTGACAGCGAGCCATGTGATTGGAAGGTCGGACGGGGCGACAGTCACGCTCGCGGACGGCAGAGAGCTCGAAGCGAAGATCGTTGGGAGAGACCACTACACCGATGTCGCACTCCTGAAGGTCGAAGCGAGCGGACTGACTCCGATTCAGACTGGCAGTGGGAAGGAGCTGAGGGTCGGCCAGTTCGTCCTCGCGTTGGCCAATGCTTTCGGGAAGAAGCCGTCGGCGACGTCAGGAATCGTCACCAGCCACAACCGGAGCATGAGGGGATGGTGGGGAGTGGTCATAGAGGACGCCGTGGTCTCCGACGCGAAGCTCAACCCCGGCTACTCGGGAGGGCCCCTGGTGGACGCTTCTGGGAAGATGGTCGGCATGAACCTGGCCTACTTCTCTGGAAGGGGCGTGGCAGCATCAATCGACGCCCTTAGGGAGACTGTCGCGATACTCTCGAAGGACGGCAGGATCAAGAAGGGGTTCCTGGGCGTCGTCGTCGAACCTATCGAGCTCCCCGCCGACATCGCAGGCAGGGCTGACGTGGGCCAGGAAGAGGGACTTCTGGTCAGGGCGGTCGACGTCCAATCGCCAGCAAAGGCGGCCGGCGTGACCATGGGGGACATCATCCTGCGGTTGGGAGACGCGAAGGCCACGGATGAGTACGAGCTCCACAAGTCCCTTTCGGGG includes:
- a CDS encoding CBS domain-containing protein; its protein translation is MTKWECYRCGQTFEGEVTPDECPNCHYSLTFWLEASEPMVATVRNFVKTDPLTIDANESVLKAAQMMREKGAGNIIVLIAGEPKGILTERDVLNRIAADDLMPSSIPVRKIMTSPIISVTADTPLSEAVKIMAKNKIRTLFVTEGGKILGLLNMRSIVGDQFRVAKNLES
- a CDS encoding winged helix-turn-helix domain-containing protein; protein product: MRAFKYIRDPKAFEAIADPTRRKIIYLLRAKEQTVSQLADSLGKTHQAIYHQIGKLLAVDLVEVAKEERVGHFIEAYYRATAEVFEFQHGATSKRESERDLKEGLDVLAKAGIQIRVDQALLDSLMKVESRANEVGVKPELEERISDVQDVGFMAKQHAYKFAQLATMTDRQFDEMIEAERALRKLISSNLVKTKA
- a CDS encoding DUF192 domain-containing protein: MNLKTPHAILGIALIAVVAAYLAYAAFSPPAPVTLPVPSRFLVNGRTFAITYTATTPAERQAGLMNRAVTNTTAMLFVFPSAGVYRFWMYDTNASLDMIWISVSGQSGQVTYLYTDAQPCFSQLTCPTFGPNSQADYVIEAQAGFAKSNGIQIGATIQFMTFTLVPVS
- a CDS encoding DUF996 domain-containing protein: MSKLGEAKTLGGIGSILQLIPFLDLVGYILVLLAVHEISEELHDKSIFDNMLYAVITGIIGVAVGLGALIFGIFTSIFTLGVTAILGVLAFLVIIWLALIISSIFIRRSFDAIATRLNEPSFRTAGLLYFVGALTTILFFIGLIIIFVALIFQIVAFFSIKETMVPAQAGQATPMAPAQPTLGTKFCPNCGTQMPTSSAFCPKCGTKQL
- a CDS encoding S1C family serine protease, translated to MTSTEGMQLLQSFSNAVAELAENVSPSVVNVNAGRRGGTGIVWGPDGHILTASHVIGRSDGATVTLADGRELEAKIVGRDHYTDVALLKVEASGLTPIQTGSGKELRVGQFVLALANAFGKKPSATSGIVTSHNRSMRGWWGVVIEDAVVSDAKLNPGYSGGPLVDASGKMVGMNLAYFSGRGVAASIDALRETVAILSKDGRIKKGFLGVVVEPIELPADIAGRADVGQEEGLLVRAVDVQSPAKAAGVTMGDIILRLGDAKATDEYELHKSLSGDLVGKTVSLWVLRAEKPTELHIVPREAEA